One window of the Sebastes umbrosus isolate fSebUmb1 chromosome 1, fSebUmb1.pri, whole genome shotgun sequence genome contains the following:
- the LOC119492767 gene encoding proline-rich transmembrane protein 3-like has translation MGRSSLLFITLSLSSLGSLIQTSHSLDNSVRITRSAGSELMFYWESSSDSVEGSGLSVDSTASQTLVFPEKSERAGNENHSESGITLTTTPALTLHHSADKANTSITGYTHSRVYMISEEEGSHIMTEEHLKESHTSKVNEDFPDDLDSPKLFVQNDALTPTTNQNLSGPAGPCVLSLGPCVVITNGTNLLWDDMRRTLAFAWELHVFGSAGLFILMAALAVVGIVGACALPQPLRDALILANALLILSGSLRGFLLLLDPYGTRQILSRATLAALHNVPLQLLLWAQVALTLVALRGSKLLLFPLKLQHQHPWVVGGLAVSHCTPLLVADLFSPTLSPALPLLLQTLSLCWGLPFCMGILIKSFSHLHPHLWSSLPQWAPSLRIEKRAKRVTAVCAFFGFLCFSLQMYSLLWLYGLLGNWRRFSWGWWLSQFWARILELAWGFSLLVLGSWIFWTKCGGHSRGDHHGQDTSEVPTAPNETRLWGRVLASIQEGPLKNSERTWEDLMPSNWAKYNLSRRGFSNNLMCPFDDQPSTDYTPDPVSTSSSDSQAALLLHKVGERECVLSLIEFDMRPPSPINLRRSIDDALHHGQLVAEGLFTSPPPSWTQTTADTADGNGGAITLPPAYFGYDWTLDTEPISASPLIQPLSVTTDYNGSVGSPAAAHQGEEFNSAGMYQYDWCEDEVTDL, from the exons ATGGGGCGTTCATCTTTGCTCTTCATtacgctgtctctctcttcacttGGAAGCCTTATTCAAACTTCACATTCACTGGACAACTCAGTCCGAATAACTCGAAGCGCGGGCAGTGAATTGATGTTCTACTGGGAGAGCAGCAGTGACTCTGTGGAGGGCAGTGGACTCAGTGTTGACAGTACAGCATCACAGACACTCGTCTTTCCAGAGAAGTCTGAGCGAGCTGGCAATGAAAACCATTCTGAGTCTGGAATCACATTAACTACAACACCAGCACTTACCTTGCACCACTCAGCTGACAAAGCTAATACTTCAATAACAGGATACACTCACTCCAGAGTATACATGATCTCAGAGGAAGAAGGCAGCCACATAATGACTGAGGAACACTTAAAAGAGAGTCACACATCCAAAGTAAATGAAGATTTTCCGGATG ATTTGGACAGCCCTAAACTCTTTGTCCAAAACGATGCGTTAACTCCCACAACGAACCAGAACCTGTCAGGACCTGCAGGCCCCTGTGTGCTTAGTCTGGGTCCTTGTGTAGTTATTACAAATGGCACCAATCTGCTCTGGGATGACATGAGACGCACACTGGCATTTGCCTGGGAGCTACACGTCTTTGGATCAGCCGGCCTCTTCATATTGATGGCAGCCCTGGCAGTTGTGGGAATAGTCGGTGCGTGCGCTCTCCCTCAGCCCCTCCGTGACGCCCTGATTTTGGCAAATGCTCTCCTAATCCTGAGTGGAAGCCTGCGTGGCTTCCTCCTTCTACTTGATCCTTATGGCACCCGTCAGATCCTGTCTCGTGCCACGCTGGCTGCGCTCCATAATGTtcctctgcagctcctcctgTGGGCGCAGGTTGCCCTCACACTGGTCGCACTCAGAGGGTCTAAATTATTACTTTTCCCGCTGAAGCTGCAGCACCAGCACCCGTGGGTGGTTGGAGGGCTGGCTGTATCACATTGCACTCCATTACTTGTAGCAGACCTTTTCTCTCCAACGTTATCCCCTGCTCTCCCTCTGTTGCTGCAGACCCTCTCCCTCTGCTGGGGCCTCCCGTTCTGCATGGGAATCCTCATCAAGTCTTTTTCTCATCTACACCCCCACCTCTGGTCTTCTCTGCCTCAGTGGGCTCCTTCACTGAGGATTGAGAAGCGTGCAAAGCGAGTAACAGCGGTGTGCGCTTTCTTCGGGTTTCTCTGCTTCAGCCTGCAGATGTATAGTCTCCTCTGGCTTTATGGGCTTCTGGGGAACTGGAGGCGCTTTAGCTGGGGCTGGTGGCTCAGCCAGTTTTGGGCCAGGATTCTTGAGTTAGCTTGGGGATTTTCACTGCTCGTCCTGGGATCCTGGATCTTCTGGACAAAATGTGGGGGTCATTCAAGGGGCGATCATCATGGGCAGGACACAAGTGAGGTGCCTACAGCGCCGAACGAGACCAGATTGTGGGGTCGGGTCTTGGCCAGCATACAGGAAGGACCACTAAAAAACTCTGAGAGAACCTGGGAGGACCTGATGCCAAGCAACTGGGCAAAGTATAACCTGTCTAGAAGAGGTTTCAGCAACAACTTAATGTGTCCGTTTGACGATCAGCCATCCACAGACTACACACCTGATCCTGTCAGCACTAGCAGCTCTGACTCTCAGGCTGCACTACTGTTGCACAAAGTTGGTGAGCGCGAATGTGTTCTTTCACTTATAGAATTTGACATGCGGCCTCCGTCTCCCATTAACCTCAGGCGCAGTATTGACGACGCCCTTCACCATGGACAGCTTGTAGCAGAAGGTCTGTTCACATCTCCACCTCCCTCTTGGACACAAACTACGGCAGACACAGCTGATGGAAATGGTGGTGCAATAACTCTCCCTCCAGCTTATTTTGGCTACGATTGGACGTTGGACACAGAGCCTATTTCTGCGTCCCCGCTGATACAGCCACTCAGTGTCACAACTGATTATAATGGTAGTGTTGGATCTCCAGCTGCTGCACATCAAGGAGAAGAATTTAACTCAGCAGGGATGTATCAGTATGACTGGTGTGAAGACGAAGTCACAGACCTCTGA